The proteins below are encoded in one region of Thermosulfurimonas marina:
- a CDS encoding IS256 family transposase translates to MQGREIIEKLEDLIKEAIKSVIERLAIEERSLYLEEHPETKGNGFYSRSLLTKYGPIEGLMVPRTRDGNFRAQILPPPRRRAGLDLGEAVLALYASGASTRAVSRFIETIYGAYYSPASISRLTEVAEDQIESWRKRRLSEEYFALYLDATFLPVRRGTVAREPVYLALGIRRDGTREIVGFWTSGGEGESALVYQEIFNELRERGLKRIEVVIGDGLSGLKEAVLRVYPGARFQRCVLHSLKYSLRKVRRSHREALAQDLRKIYRAGRRSEALEAFRAFKARWQGKYPEVVKHWEENLEDLLVFLEYPEPIRNYIYTTNQLERLIKEVKRRTKVIEVFCEPGALYKVVYLVLRGLEEKYRSRKLRGFEDLMEEGLLSCGHS, encoded by the coding sequence ATGCAGGGCAGAGAAATTATAGAAAAGCTGGAGGACCTCATCAAGGAGGCCATTAAAAGCGTGATTGAGCGACTGGCTATTGAGGAAAGAAGCCTTTACCTTGAGGAACACCCTGAAACCAAAGGCAATGGTTTCTACTCTCGCTCCCTTCTCACCAAATACGGGCCTATTGAAGGCCTTATGGTTCCCAGAACTCGAGATGGAAACTTTAGAGCTCAGATTCTACCTCCTCCAAGGAGAAGAGCCGGTCTCGACTTGGGAGAAGCTGTATTGGCCTTGTACGCTTCGGGAGCCAGTACCAGGGCGGTTTCAAGATTTATCGAGACCATTTACGGGGCTTACTATTCGCCAGCCAGTATAAGCAGACTAACGGAGGTAGCCGAGGACCAAATTGAGTCCTGGAGAAAGCGAAGGCTTTCGGAGGAATACTTTGCCCTTTATCTGGATGCTACTTTTCTGCCGGTGAGGAGAGGAACTGTGGCCAGGGAGCCGGTGTATCTGGCTTTGGGGATAAGGCGAGATGGGACCAGAGAGATTGTGGGCTTTTGGACCAGTGGAGGGGAAGGTGAGAGCGCTCTGGTTTATCAGGAAATTTTCAACGAACTGCGCGAAAGAGGTCTCAAGAGGATTGAGGTGGTCATAGGGGACGGGCTATCAGGCTTGAAGGAGGCGGTTCTCAGGGTTTATCCTGGGGCCAGGTTTCAGAGATGCGTTCTTCACAGTCTCAAGTATAGCCTGAGGAAGGTTCGGAGGTCTCACCGAGAGGCGCTGGCTCAGGATTTGAGGAAAATTTATCGGGCTGGGAGGAGGTCCGAGGCCCTGGAGGCCTTCAGGGCTTTCAAGGCCCGGTGGCAAGGGAAGTATCCGGAAGTAGTGAAGCACTGGGAGGAGAACCTCGAGGATCTCTTGGTTTTTCTGGAATATCCGGAGCCTATTCGGAATTATATTTACACCACGAATCAGCTTGAAAGGCTGATTAAAGAGGTCAAGCGCAGGACCAAGGTGATAGAGGTTTTCTGTGAGCCTGGGGCACTTTACAAGGTAGTCTATCTGGTGCTTAGGGGTCTAGAGGAGAAATACCGTTCGCGAAAACTGAGAGGTTTTGAGGATCTTATGGAGGAAGGCCTCTTATCCTGCGGACACAGTTGA
- a CDS encoding sigma 54-interacting transcriptional regulator codes for MKNLEALKLEVLYATHELIGQALELEKTLRRILRILAEKLDMKRASIVLWDEASGHLKIKASYGLSPEEEAQGIYEIGEGVTGRVFATGEPCIVSDVSQEPLFLNRTGARRLTKEVISFIAVPIRAEHETLGVLWVDRLFSYQVAFEEDVKFLEVMAFLIAQFVKLKRSVEARETHLREENLALRDELKARFSEFMYGSRSPKMKEVLSLVKQVAPARATVLLLGESGTGKTLTARLIHELSPRRGKPFVKVNCAALPENLLEAELFGYERGAFTGADRSKPGRLELADGGTVFLDEIGELPLPLQGKLLRFIQEREFERLGSTRTRRVDVRIIAATNRDLEKLVREGAFREDLFYRLNVFPIYIPPLRERREDIPGLVKFLLHRMEKTHGRGLILSPGALRKLVEYPWPGNVRELENVLERLFIVAEENLVPEALVSQLLSLEENLKNGGKRRNLTTEVFLKEPSADEILEALRRNNFVIARAARELGLTFRQLRYRIKKLALENHFPIRRGRPPLK; via the coding sequence ATGAAAAATCTAGAAGCCCTAAAATTAGAAGTTCTTTACGCCACCCATGAACTTATAGGACAGGCCCTAGAGCTTGAGAAAACCCTACGCAGGATCCTCCGTATCCTGGCGGAAAAGCTCGATATGAAAAGGGCTTCCATAGTCTTATGGGACGAGGCTTCAGGACACTTGAAGATTAAGGCTTCTTATGGCTTGAGTCCGGAAGAAGAGGCGCAGGGGATTTATGAAATCGGGGAAGGCGTGACCGGGAGGGTCTTTGCTACCGGAGAACCCTGCATAGTCTCCGATGTGAGCCAAGAGCCGCTCTTTTTAAACCGCACCGGTGCCCGGCGCCTTACCAAGGAGGTGATTTCCTTTATCGCAGTGCCCATCCGGGCCGAGCATGAAACCTTGGGTGTCCTATGGGTGGATAGGCTCTTCAGCTACCAGGTGGCCTTTGAAGAGGACGTGAAGTTCCTAGAGGTCATGGCCTTTCTGATTGCCCAGTTTGTGAAGCTCAAAAGGAGCGTGGAGGCCCGGGAGACCCACCTCCGGGAGGAAAACTTGGCCTTAAGGGACGAACTTAAGGCCCGCTTCAGTGAGTTCATGTATGGGTCTCGTAGCCCGAAGATGAAAGAGGTCTTGAGTCTGGTGAAACAGGTAGCTCCAGCTCGGGCCACGGTGTTGCTCCTCGGGGAATCCGGCACAGGTAAAACCCTTACGGCCAGACTCATACATGAACTCAGCCCCAGACGCGGAAAGCCTTTCGTGAAAGTTAACTGCGCCGCCCTTCCGGAAAATCTCCTTGAGGCTGAACTTTTCGGTTACGAACGAGGGGCCTTTACCGGAGCAGATCGCAGCAAGCCCGGACGCCTGGAGCTCGCTGACGGAGGCACGGTCTTCCTAGACGAGATCGGGGAACTGCCGCTACCGCTTCAGGGCAAACTCCTGCGTTTCATTCAGGAGCGGGAATTCGAACGCTTGGGAAGCACTAGGACCCGGCGGGTGGATGTGCGCATCATTGCGGCCACCAACAGGGATCTAGAAAAACTCGTCCGCGAAGGGGCCTTCAGGGAGGATCTTTTCTACCGGCTCAATGTCTTTCCCATCTATATCCCCCCTCTTCGTGAGCGACGAGAGGATATTCCGGGATTGGTCAAATTCCTCCTGCACCGCATGGAGAAGACCCATGGAAGAGGCTTGATTCTTTCCCCAGGGGCCTTGCGGAAACTGGTAGAATATCCCTGGCCTGGAAATGTGCGAGAGCTAGAGAATGTCCTTGAAAGGCTTTTTATCGTGGCTGAGGAAAACCTGGTACCTGAGGCCTTGGTTTCCCAGCTTTTGAGTCTTGAAGAAAATCTTAAGAATGGTGGAAAGAGGAGGAACCTAACCACCGAGGTCTTTTTAAAAGAACCTTCCGCTGACGAAATCTTGGAGGCCTTGCGCCGTAACAACTTTGTTATCGCCCGTGCGGCCCGGGAACTAGGGCTTACCTTCCGACAACTCCGCTACCGTATCAAGAAGCTGGCACTCGAAAACCACTTCCCCATCCGCCGTGGCCGACCACCCCTAAAATGA
- a CDS encoding RlmE family RNA methyltransferase codes for MAKRKNPWADYYTRRAKEEGFPARSVFKLQEAQKKYGLIRPGDRVLDLGCAPGAWSKYALKIVGPEGLVVGVDLQEVKLSAPNFVFVKADVFELDPEELRKLAPGGFQVVLSDLAPKTTGDRSGDHFRSLHLARRALEVAREVLHPGGHFMVKIFEGERTAAFRKEVEGLFQRVKFFRPKSTRSTSREIFILGFDKRQNYLKKRG; via the coding sequence GTGGCTAAGCGCAAAAATCCCTGGGCCGACTATTACACCCGCCGGGCCAAGGAGGAGGGCTTTCCGGCCCGCTCGGTCTTCAAGCTCCAGGAGGCCCAAAAGAAGTATGGTCTGATCCGGCCCGGAGACCGGGTGCTGGACTTGGGCTGCGCCCCCGGGGCCTGGAGTAAGTACGCCCTTAAGATCGTAGGCCCCGAGGGCCTGGTGGTGGGGGTGGATCTTCAGGAAGTGAAATTATCCGCCCCCAATTTTGTCTTTGTAAAGGCCGACGTCTTTGAGCTTGACCCGGAGGAGTTGCGGAAACTAGCCCCGGGGGGTTTTCAGGTGGTCCTCAGCGATCTGGCCCCTAAGACCACCGGGGACCGCTCCGGGGACCACTTTCGTTCCCTGCATCTGGCCCGCCGGGCCCTGGAGGTGGCCCGGGAAGTCCTTCATCCCGGAGGCCATTTTATGGTCAAGATCTTCGAGGGGGAAAGAACGGCGGCCTTCCGCAAAGAGGTGGAAGGGCTCTTTCAAAGGGTCAAATTCTTTCGGCCCAAGAGCACCCGTAGCACCAGTCGCGAAATTTTCATTTTAGGGTTTGACAAACGCCAAAATTATCTAAAAAAGAGAGGATAG
- the proC gene encoding pyrroline-5-carboxylate reductase, with protein MARWGFIGGGKMAEALLRGGLAAGILKPQEVLISTPGKDRQEYLRKTYGVAAFFDNPRLVRECETVVLAVKPQVLSGVLEEIREAARKHRPLFISVVAGFPLERLKAGLGGVERLVRVMPNTPALVLSGVSALCKAPETPEEDLSRAEALFSALGEVVRVPEALFDAVTGLSGSGPAYVFAFIEALVDGGVREGLSREVAERLAVGTVLGAARLMKETGKDPYALKAMVTSPGGTTIAGLKALADRGFHGAVMEAVAAATRRARELSGG; from the coding sequence ATGGCCCGATGGGGTTTCATTGGTGGGGGAAAGATGGCTGAGGCCCTCCTGCGGGGAGGCCTCGCCGCAGGAATCCTTAAACCGCAGGAGGTTCTGATCTCTACTCCGGGGAAGGACCGTCAGGAGTATCTTCGGAAGACCTATGGGGTGGCGGCCTTTTTTGACAATCCCCGCCTGGTACGAGAGTGTGAGACGGTGGTCCTGGCGGTAAAACCTCAGGTCCTTTCCGGGGTATTGGAAGAGATCCGGGAAGCAGCCCGGAAGCACCGCCCTCTTTTCATCTCGGTGGTGGCCGGTTTCCCCCTTGAGAGACTCAAGGCCGGGCTTGGGGGAGTGGAGCGCCTGGTACGCGTCATGCCCAACACCCCGGCCCTGGTCCTTTCCGGAGTGAGCGCCCTTTGTAAGGCCCCGGAGACCCCGGAGGAGGACCTTTCCCGGGCCGAGGCCCTCTTTTCCGCCCTGGGGGAGGTGGTTCGGGTGCCGGAGGCCCTTTTTGACGCGGTGACCGGGCTTTCGGGAAGCGGTCCGGCCTACGTCTTCGCCTTCATCGAGGCCTTGGTGGACGGGGGAGTGCGGGAGGGACTTTCCCGGGAAGTGGCTGAAAGGCTGGCCGTGGGGACGGTGCTCGGGGCGGCCCGGCTCATGAAAGAGACCGGGAAAGACCCTTACGCCCTCAAGGCCATGGTAACCTCTCCGGGGGGCACCACCATTGCCGGCCTCAAGGCCCTGGCCGACCGTGGCTTTCACGGGGCGGTGATGGAGGCCGTGGCCGCGGCCACCCGGAGGGCCCGGGAGCTTTCCGGTGGCTAA
- a CDS encoding sensor domain-containing diguanylate cyclase, with translation MVRYIQPILDLSLFWKMGMVIGACVLVSFIMAGILYFELQKLYTGFEFSPGYKYELLAQEGLRLLERMEKSPENSEEYLRNLLELRTLLKAGMAGGIYHGRLASLPGEFTLRFPNPETLPPEPRSYLKASLEALEALEKGKAPSENLAKLRASLEKTLIWGHDNCQRFRQQMSILVSRTTTFKWIMLVFVGVFLLWGAVAFIFMVLQPLRQVTERIRDMARGKGLEECIDGETGCVLEYYARDEIGQLVDSVNELVSNYQDLNLFKHVIEEDEEVEEVFKRLGEAFQKKLGLENFVLLQVSNSQNTMEIVCTSPPGLEVNPEILFNASFCRAKRTGHVVSSLDHKGICPRFLWPEEADHYCIPMMSGGECIGVVQFLLPPEYAVRKEKNLHEKLRMANRYIEEAVPVIEAKRYAASFKEQSLKDPLTELYNRRFLETAIESLVAGVMRRKTTLGILMADLDYFKEVNDKYGHDAGDLILKETAQIFKKNVRNSDLVVRFGGEEFLILLMDTRNGESVKVAEKLRRAVEAHEFHIRGNILHKTVSIGVSEFPTDAQGIWEAIKYADVALYKAKEMGRNRVVRFTPDMWPAEEY, from the coding sequence GTGGTCCGCTATATTCAGCCGATCCTGGATCTGAGCCTCTTCTGGAAGATGGGAATGGTGATCGGAGCCTGCGTGTTGGTAAGTTTTATCATGGCCGGGATCCTTTACTTTGAGCTCCAAAAACTCTATACAGGTTTCGAATTTTCTCCGGGTTATAAATATGAACTTTTGGCCCAAGAGGGCCTTCGGCTTCTGGAGCGGATGGAAAAGTCTCCGGAAAACTCGGAAGAATACCTACGGAATCTCTTAGAACTGCGCACCCTCCTTAAGGCCGGAATGGCTGGAGGAATCTACCATGGCCGGCTGGCGAGCCTGCCCGGAGAGTTCACTTTACGCTTTCCAAACCCGGAGACCCTTCCTCCTGAACCCCGCTCTTATTTAAAAGCCTCCCTTGAGGCCCTCGAAGCCCTAGAAAAAGGAAAGGCCCCCTCCGAAAACCTGGCCAAGCTCCGGGCCTCCCTAGAAAAGACCCTGATATGGGGGCACGATAACTGCCAAAGATTCCGCCAACAAATGAGTATATTGGTTTCCCGCACCACCACCTTTAAATGGATCATGCTCGTTTTTGTGGGGGTCTTCCTCCTCTGGGGGGCCGTGGCCTTCATTTTCATGGTCCTTCAACCTTTGCGCCAGGTTACTGAAAGAATTCGGGATATGGCCCGGGGAAAGGGGCTGGAGGAATGTATAGATGGGGAGACCGGTTGCGTATTGGAGTATTACGCCCGGGATGAGATTGGACAGTTGGTAGATTCGGTAAATGAACTGGTTTCCAATTATCAGGATCTCAATCTCTTCAAGCACGTGATCGAAGAGGATGAGGAGGTAGAAGAGGTCTTTAAGCGGCTAGGAGAGGCCTTTCAGAAAAAACTGGGGCTTGAAAATTTTGTCCTTCTCCAGGTCTCCAACTCTCAGAACACTATGGAGATCGTCTGCACCTCCCCCCCAGGACTAGAGGTCAATCCCGAGATCCTCTTTAATGCCTCCTTCTGTCGGGCCAAGCGTACGGGACATGTGGTGAGTTCCCTGGATCACAAAGGGATTTGTCCCCGGTTTCTCTGGCCAGAGGAGGCCGATCATTACTGTATCCCCATGATGAGCGGAGGAGAGTGCATCGGGGTGGTCCAGTTCCTGCTTCCTCCGGAATATGCCGTAAGGAAAGAGAAGAATCTCCACGAAAAGTTACGCATGGCCAACAGATACATCGAAGAGGCCGTCCCGGTAATTGAGGCCAAACGTTATGCCGCTTCCTTTAAGGAACAAAGCCTTAAAGACCCCCTCACCGAACTTTATAATCGCCGTTTCTTGGAGACGGCTATAGAAAGTTTAGTGGCTGGGGTCATGCGTCGCAAGACCACACTGGGAATCCTTATGGCCGATCTGGACTACTTCAAAGAGGTCAACGACAAATATGGACACGATGCCGGAGACCTCATTTTGAAAGAAACCGCCCAGATCTTCAAGAAAAATGTACGCAATTCGGATCTAGTGGTCCGTTTCGGGGGGGAGGAATTCCTCATTCTCCTCATGGATACCCGGAATGGAGAATCGGTGAAGGTGGCCGAAAAACTGCGCCGGGCGGTGGAGGCCCACGAATTCCACATCCGGGGAAATATCCTCCACAAGACGGTCTCCATCGGGGTGAGCGAATTTCCCACCGACGCCCAGGGGATCTGGGAGGCCATCAAGTACGCCGATGTAGCCCTTTACAAGGCCAAGGAGATGGGCCGCAACCGGGTGGTCCGTTTCACCCCCGATATGTGGCCCGCCGAAGAATACTAA
- a CDS encoding LeuA family protein: MDTTIREGTQRWGVYFPFRVRREIVRRLADLGVEEVELGVVGEERLRVLILSARRVSKRVRFSVWLRLKKEDIEKAARLPEVGFNLGVPVSDIQLKRRLRLDPEVLLKKTEEMISLAARYSPCVTLGLEDASRADRIFIFQICRVAISSGAQRIRISDTLGLFNPLEVAELIRALKKAFPETEIGFHGHNDFGLATANAVSALAAGADWVDVSVLGLGERAGIASLEEVLAYLYFRKGQKHYRIELLPKLSHYVAWQAGEVIPEFRPVVGRKLFYCESGLHVEGLKKAPELYEPFPPEALGLKRELSLGAKSGRAALKALLKEWKLEFPEEKLESLVKKVRKLSSKLGRPLNKQEVEKLVRIYWFNIC; this comes from the coding sequence ATGGACACCACCATAAGGGAGGGGACTCAGCGCTGGGGGGTGTATTTTCCGTTCAGGGTGAGGAGGGAAATTGTGAGGCGTCTTGCGGATCTGGGGGTTGAGGAAGTGGAGCTCGGAGTGGTGGGAGAGGAAAGGCTGCGGGTTCTGATCCTTTCCGCCCGTAGGGTGTCTAAGAGGGTGAGATTCAGCGTATGGTTGCGTTTAAAAAAAGAAGATATAGAGAAGGCCGCCCGGTTGCCGGAAGTGGGATTTAATCTTGGAGTACCAGTTTCGGATATCCAGCTCAAACGCCGGCTTCGTTTAGATCCCGAGGTCCTTCTTAAAAAGACGGAGGAGATGATATCGCTAGCCGCGAGATACTCTCCATGCGTCACCCTGGGGCTTGAGGACGCTTCTCGGGCTGACAGGATTTTTATTTTTCAAATTTGTAGAGTGGCCATTTCATCCGGAGCACAACGGATAAGGATCTCGGATACCCTAGGGCTTTTCAATCCCTTGGAGGTAGCGGAACTCATCCGAGCCCTCAAGAAGGCTTTTCCAGAAACCGAAATAGGGTTTCACGGCCACAATGATTTCGGCCTAGCCACAGCCAACGCCGTCTCTGCCCTTGCCGCCGGAGCCGACTGGGTGGATGTAAGTGTTCTGGGACTAGGGGAGAGGGCCGGCATTGCCTCCCTTGAAGAGGTGCTGGCCTATCTCTATTTCCGAAAAGGTCAAAAACATTATCGTATAGAGCTTCTTCCGAAACTTTCTCATTATGTAGCCTGGCAAGCCGGTGAGGTTATTCCAGAATTCAGGCCTGTAGTAGGCCGGAAACTCTTTTACTGCGAAAGTGGCCTTCATGTGGAAGGTCTCAAAAAGGCCCCAGAACTCTATGAACCTTTTCCCCCGGAAGCCCTGGGACTGAAGAGGGAACTATCGCTCGGGGCCAAAAGCGGACGGGCGGCCCTGAAGGCCTTGCTTAAGGAGTGGAAACTTGAATTCCCTGAAGAGAAGCTCGAAAGCCTGGTAAAAAAGGTCCGCAAACTCTCCTCCAAACTGGGCCGGCCGCTAAATAAACAGGAAGTGGAAAAGTTGGTTAGGATATACTGGTTTAACATTTGTTAG
- a CDS encoding transposase codes for MAWWREYYNSVRPPSALDYRTPKTADHEFLITRIQEYDCAGIPTPIY; via the coding sequence CTGGCCTGGTGGAGGGAATATTACAACTCGGTCAGACCACCTTCGGCTCTGGATTATCGGACGCCCAAGACGGCAGACCACGAATTTTTGATTACAAGAATACAAGAATATGACTGTGCGGGTATACCTACTCCTATATACTAA